One window of the Salvia splendens isolate huo1 chromosome 1, SspV2, whole genome shotgun sequence genome contains the following:
- the LOC121796507 gene encoding agamous-like MADS-box protein AGL82, translated as MGRAKLKMELIEKEKSRNVTFKKRKEGLIRKLSEFTTLCDVKACMIIYGPNQTRPEIWPPQNPEQVRRIIDLYKSKNSGSVKSFGVVNFFKERKKQIEDELKKLKRKNQEAKYPTRPELLNVINEHQLRQLHAALTNKAQCVKSRIELLKMKQTEQQLMNPMLMDHRRLHPNPMMMGIGSSNSANMQMQRQFYYESATGFYQPYSQYMVQPQLPPLPPQMQFLGNQ; from the coding sequence ATGGGGAGGGCAAAGTTGAAGATGGAGTTGATCGAGAAGGAGAAATCACGAAACGTAACGttcaaaaagagaaaagaaggaCTAATCCGCAAACTGAGCGAATTCACAACTCTCTGCGACGTCAAGGCTTGCATGATCATCTACGGGCCGAACCAGACCCGGCCCGAGATATGGCCGCCTCAAAACCCGGAGCAAGTCAGGCGCATCATCGACCTCTACAAGTCGAAAAACAGCGGAAGCGTGAAGAGCTTCGGCGTGGTGAATTTTTTCAAGGAGCGGAAGAAGCAGATCGAGGATGAACTCAAGAAACTCAAGCGGAAGAATCAAGAGGCCAAATACCCGACCCGGCCCGAACTCCTAAACGTGATCAACGAACATCAACTCCGCCAACTCCACGCCGCGCTGACCAACAAGGCGCAGTGCGTGAAATCTAGAATCGAACTGCTCAAGATGAAGCAAACAGAGCAGCAGCTCATGAACCCGATGCTAATGGATCATCGCCGACTGCATCCTAACCCCATGATGATGGGGATTGGATCTAGTAATTCTGCTAATATGCAAATGCAGCGCCAATTCTACTACGAGTCTGCAACCGGATTTTATCAGCCGTATTCGCAGTACATGGTGCAGCCTCAGCTTCCGCCTCTGCCTCCGCAGATGCAGTTTTTGGGGAATCAATag
- the LOC121743605 gene encoding uncharacterized protein LOC121743605: MKDFNPTDPIGQNIIKQISNVCFSVFSFSVLVFTVIAITYQPPDPWESSRALTKIFTDVENATFKADNSVLKTGEDIASSPVATPEDSLSPITESSIEKSESDLGTNATLKSGCEDLSVVNCSDPRVLIAIQRFNLRQFKAIAFLDYQTPVNGSKEDECDVAWRFRNKKEKSWRKYRDFRRFKLGYNDDCSYKVIRPGRWHSGLNARRPWMQSRGNGRGQSGKFSPMVDKEINDTIPVLGSDSEFWKGRYLYYSRGGDYCKGMNHFIWSFLCGLGEAQFLNRTFVMDLSICLASTYTQSNKDEEGKDFRFYFDFEHLKEVSSIVEEGEFMKDWRRWDRSHKRKIPVRKVASYKVTPMQLRKDKTPIIWRQFDAPEPENYWYRVCEGPSAKYIERPWEALWKSKRLMNIVSAISGSMDWDFDAVHVVRGEKAKNKELWPHLDADTSPDALVAKLQGTVAPWRNLYIATNEPFYNYFDKLRSHYKVHLLDDYQHLWGNTSEWYNETTLLNGGRPVEFDGYMRVEVDTEVLFRAKTRVETFYNLTADCKDGINTC; encoded by the coding sequence ATGAAAGACTTCAATCCAACAGATCCCATTGGGCAGAacataataaaacaaattagcaatgtatgtttctctgtgttttCATTCTCTGTGCTCGTCTTCACTGTAATCGCCATCACATACCAACCCCCTGATCCATGGGAGTCGTCGAGAGCTCTGACTAAGATTTTCACCGACGTCGAAAATGCCACCTTTAAAGCCGATAATTCCGTGTTGAAAACTGGTGAGGACATTGCTTCCTCTCCGGTGGCGACGCCTGAGGACTCATTGTCACCGATTACTGAATCTTCAATTGAGAAATCTGAGTCGGATCTGGGGACAAATGCGACCTTGAAATCTGGTTGTGAGGATTTGAGTGTCGTGAATTGCTCTGATCCTAGGGTTTTGATTGCGATCCAGAGGTTTAAtttgaggcagtttaaggctaTTGCGTTTCTGGATTACCAGACTCCGGTGAATGGCTCTAAGGAGGATGAATGTGATGTGGCGTGGAGGTTTAGGAACAAAAAGGAGAAATCTTGGAGGAAGTATAGGGATTTTAGGAGATTCAAGTTGGGATATAATGATGATTGTAGTTATAAGGTGATTCGTCCGGGGCGCTGGCATTCTGGATTGAATGCGCGTCGTCCATGGATGCAATCTAGAGGAAATGGGAGGGGGCAAAGTGGTAAGTTTTCTCCCATGGTTGACAAGGAGATCAATGATACAATTCCTGTGTTGGGATCAGATTCGGAATTTTGGAAGGGAAGGTATCTGTACTATTCGAGGGGAGGGGATTATTGCAAAGGAATGAATCACTTTATCTGGAGCTTCTTGTGTGGTCTTGGTGAGGCCCAGTTTCTGAACCGGACGTTTGTGATGGATTTGAGTATTTGTTTAGCTTCTACGTACACACAGAGCAACAAGGACGAGGAAGGGAAAGATTTTAGGttctattttgattttgaacatTTGAAAGAGGTGTCTTCAATCGTGGAGGAAGGCGAGTTCATGAAAGACTGGAGGAGATGGGACAGAAGTCATAAGAGGAAAATCCCGGTTAGGAAGGTGGCTAGCTATAAGGTGACACCGATGCAGCTAAGGAAAGATAAGACTCCCATCATATGGAGGCAGTTTGATGCTCCTGAGCCGGAGAATTATTGGTATAGGGTGTGTGAAGGGCCGAGTGCTAAATACATTGAGAGGCCGTGGGAAGCGCTTTGGAAATCAAAAAGATTGATGAATATAGTTTCAGCAATCAGTGGGAGTATGGATTGGGATTTTGATGCAGTTCATGTGGTTCGAGGGGAGAAGGCGAAGAATAAGGAGTTATGGCCTCATCTGGATGCGGATACTTCACCGGATGCCCTGGTTGCTAAACTACAGGGGACGGTTGCACCTTGGAGAAATTTGTACATTGCTACGAACGAACCCTTCTACAATTACTTTGATAAGCTTAGATCCCACTACAAAGTTCATTTGCTCGATGATTACCAGCATTTGTGGGGGAATACGAGTGAATGGTACAATGAGACAACTCTGTTGAATGGTGGTCGTCCGGTTGAGTTTGATGGTTACATGAGGGTCGAAGTGGATACTGAGGTCCTTTTCCGGGCAAAGACAAGAGTGGAGACGTTCTATAACTTGACCGCAGATTGCAAGGATGGGATCAATACGTGCTAA
- the LOC121796515 gene encoding peptidyl-tRNA hydrolase, mitochondrial-like isoform X2, which yields MLLRNIPKRCIYTAAVLPEPRPWLFVGLGNPGDKFMGTRHNVGFEFIDAFAKSHGIAMDSVHCKAIFGKGIINMVPVFLAKPQTYMNLSGESSGPLAAYYKLPLNRVLVLHDDMTLPCGVLRLNPLGNHGSHNGMKSVINHFRGNREFPRLRIGIGRPAGQMDPKAFLLQKFNVRARERVLSKGLAESARCFNKEQKYKHLRLQTRPV from the exons ATGCTTCTAAGGAATATTCCAAAGCGTTGCATTTACACCGCCGCTGTATTGCCTGAACCGCGACCTTGGCTTTTCGTGGGTTTGGGCAATCCAGGCGACAAATTTATGGGCACCAGACATAATGTGGGGTTTGAATTCATTGATGCATTTGCGAAATCACATGGGATTGCGATGGACTCTGTGCACTGCAAAGCCATATTTGGAAAAG GTATTATAAATATGGTTCCAGTTTTCTTGGCAAAACCTCAGACTTACATGAACTTAAGTGGTGAATCT AGTGGTCCTCTTGCAGCCTACTATAAGCTTCCCCTTAACCGAGTTCTAGTG ctTCATGATGACATGACTTTGCCCTGTGGAGTTCTTCGTCTGAACCCCCTTGGAAATCATGGAAGTCATAACGG AATGAAGAGTGTTATCAATCATTTTCGTGGGAATAGAGAATTTCCTCGTTTAAGAATCG GTATTGGGAGACCTGCCGGTCAAATGGATCCAAAAGCATTCTTACTCCAAAAATTTAATGTCAGAGCTCGAGAGAGG GTGTTGTCCAAAGGCCTCGCAGAGAGTGCACGATGCTTCAACAAGGAGCAGAAATACAAACACTTGAGACTACAAACCAGGCCAGTATGA
- the LOC121796515 gene encoding peptidyl-tRNA hydrolase, mitochondrial-like isoform X1 — MLLRNIPKRCIYTAAVLPEPRPWLFVGLGNPGDKFMGTRHNVGFEFIDAFAKSHGIAMDSVHCKAIFGKGIINMVPVFLAKPQTYMNLSGESSGPLAAYYKLPLNRVLVLHDDMTLPCGVLRLNPLGNHGSHNGMKSVINHFRGNREFPRLRIGIGRPAGQMDPKAFLLQKFNVRARERIDAALQEGVDALTQVLSKGLAESARCFNKEQKYKHLRLQTRPV, encoded by the exons ATGCTTCTAAGGAATATTCCAAAGCGTTGCATTTACACCGCCGCTGTATTGCCTGAACCGCGACCTTGGCTTTTCGTGGGTTTGGGCAATCCAGGCGACAAATTTATGGGCACCAGACATAATGTGGGGTTTGAATTCATTGATGCATTTGCGAAATCACATGGGATTGCGATGGACTCTGTGCACTGCAAAGCCATATTTGGAAAAG GTATTATAAATATGGTTCCAGTTTTCTTGGCAAAACCTCAGACTTACATGAACTTAAGTGGTGAATCT AGTGGTCCTCTTGCAGCCTACTATAAGCTTCCCCTTAACCGAGTTCTAGTG ctTCATGATGACATGACTTTGCCCTGTGGAGTTCTTCGTCTGAACCCCCTTGGAAATCATGGAAGTCATAACGG AATGAAGAGTGTTATCAATCATTTTCGTGGGAATAGAGAATTTCCTCGTTTAAGAATCG GTATTGGGAGACCTGCCGGTCAAATGGATCCAAAAGCATTCTTACTCCAAAAATTTAATGTCAGAGCTCGAGAGAGG ATTGATGCTGCATTACAAGAAGGTGTCGATGCTCTAACGCAGGTGTTGTCCAAAGGCCTCGCAGAGAGTGCACGATGCTTCAACAAGGAGCAGAAATACAAACACTTGAGACTACAAACCAGGCCAGTATGA
- the LOC121743614 gene encoding cytokinin riboside 5'-monophosphate phosphoribohydrolase LOG8-like has translation MVKFKRVCVFCGSNVGYRKIFSDAALDLGKELVKRKMDLVYGGGSVGLMGLVSQTVYDGGRSVLGVIPKALVPVEISGHAVGEVMVVADMHQRKAEMASRADAFIALPGGYGTMEELLEMITWSQLGIHNKPVGLLNVDGYYDCLLGIFDKGVQEGFIKHSDRNIVIAAKTAGELIQKMEGHEPVHAQVAPSRSWNEEDPEPANL, from the exons ATGGTGAAATTCAAGAGGGTATGTGTTTTCTGTGGAAGTAATGTTGGATATAGAAAGATATTCAGTGATGCAGCTCTTGATCTTGGAAAAGAACTG GTGAAGAGAAAGATGGATCTGGTATACGGAGGAGGGAGCGTGGGGCTGATGGGTTTGGTGTCTCAAACGGTCTACGATGGCGGACGCAGCGTTCTAGG AGTTATCCCAAAAGCTCTTGTCCCTGTGGAG ATATCCGGTCACGCAGTGGGAGAGGTGATGGTGGTGGCTGATATGCACCAACGCAAGGCGGAGATGGCTAGTCGAGCCGACGCCTTTATAGCGCTTCCCG GGGGCTACGGAACTATGGAGGAGTTGCTGGAGATGATAACCTGGTCACAACTTGGGATTCACAACAAACCA GTCGGGCTCTTGAACGTCGATGGATACTATGACTGCTTGCTCGGGATATTCGACAAAGGTGTCCAAGAAGGGTTCATCAAACACTCAGATAGAAATATAGTCATTGCTGCTAAGACTGCTGGAGAGCTTATACAAAAGATGGAG GGCCATGAACCGGTGCATGCCCAAGTAGCACCGAGTAGAAGTTGGAACGAAGAAGACCCTGAGCCAGCAAACTTATAG